From Asterias rubens chromosome 6, eAstRub1.3, whole genome shotgun sequence, one genomic window encodes:
- the LOC117291458 gene encoding proliferation-associated protein 2G4-like, whose protein sequence is MADSEVSEDEQTVAQDSVVTKYKTIGEIVNKALKLVVSKAVAGEKVLSLCDAGDSYIEEETGKIFKKNKEMKKGIAFPCCVSVNNCVCHFSPLRSDADVVLKDNDVVKIDMGGHIDGFIAVVAQTVVIGASAENKVTGRLADVVQAAYTCSEAALRKINPGVQNYDITKVFQTVSETFKCNPVQGMLSHQLKRNVIDGEKSIIQNPTDEQKKDHKASEVEVHEVYAIDVLVSTGDGKVRERDTRTTIYKKTEVVYNLKMKASRTLYSQVESKFSPMPFTLRALKEEGKARMGIVECLTHKVMEPYPVLYEKEGKVVAQFKFTVLIMPNGPLRITQGVHHPEFYKSEHSIKDPEIKALLQLSANRKAAKKKRKKAASKAADAAGATEDAEPPELVEDAAK, encoded by the exons ATGGCGGACAGCGAAGTATCCGAAGATGAACAAACTGTGGCCCAAGATAGCGTGGTCACAAAGTATAAGACCATCGGAGAAATTGTCAACA AGGCCCTAAAGCTTGTAGTTTCCAAGGCAGTTGCTGGGGAGAAGGTGCTGTCGCTATGTGACGCTGGGGACTCCTACATTGAGGAGGAGACGGGCAAGATCTTCAAGAAGAACAAAGAGATGAAGAAAG GTATAGCGTTTCCTTGCTGTGTGTCAGTCAACAACTGCGTCTGTCACTTCTCACCGCTCAGAAGTGACGCTGATGTTGTCCTCAAGGACAATGACGTCGTCAAAAT TGACATGGGTGGCCACATTGATGGTTTTATTGCTGTAGTAGCACAGACGGTGGTCATCGGAGCCTCGGCAGAGAATAAAGTAACTGGGAGACTAGCGGATGTAGTCCAGGCTGCATACACATGCTCAGAGGCTGCTCTCAGGAAAATCAACCCCGGAGTACAG AATTATGACATAACAAAGGTATTCCAGACCGTCTCCGAGACGTTCAAATGCAATCCGGTGCAGGGTATGCTGTCCCATCAGCTGAAACGTAACGTCATCGATGGAGAGAAGTCAATCATTCAAAATCCAACGGACGAACAGAA GAAAGACCACAAGGCCTCCGAGGTGGAAGTTCATGAGGTATACGCCATCGACGTCCTCGTCTCTACCGGTGACGGTAAAGTGAGGGAGCGAGACACACGCACCACCATCTACAAGAAGACAGAAGTCGTCTACAACCTCAAGATGAAGGCCTCTAGAACTCTTTACAGTCAAGTTGAGAGCAAATTCTCACCCATGCCTTTTACACTCAG GGCCTTGAAAGAGGAAGGCAAGGCTCGTATGGGTATCGTGGAGTGCTTAACCCACAAAGTGATGGAGCCATATCCAGTCTTGTATGAGAAGGAAGGCAAGGTGGTGGCCCAGTTTAAATTCACCGTGCTCATTATGCCCAATGGACCTCTGCGAATCACACAAGGGGTACATCACCCAGAGTTCTACAAGTCAGAACACTCCATCAAGGATCCTGAAATCAAG gctcttctacaactttcggCCAACCGCAAGGCAGCTAAGAAGAAGCGAAAGAag GCTGCAAGCAAAGCTGCAGATGCTGCAGGAGCGACTGAAGATGCCGAGCCTCCAGAGCTCGTTGAAGATGCGGCCAAGTGA